A stretch of DNA from Maridesulfovibrio sp.:
GATGTGATTGGTCAGGGGTCTTGCTCTACGCGGTGCTAAAAAAGATAAGTATTCAAATTAAAAGGAGAAATGTCATGGCAGACAAAGCTAAAAGAGTAGCCCTGCTCGGATTTGACTGCGCCATCCCCAAAAGGCTCAAAGCTCTGATGGATGAAGGTGCACTGCCCAACTTCAAAAAATTTGCCTCTGAAGGTTCTTATATGACTGAAGGATTCAACATGCCTACAGTTACACCTCCTTCCTGGGCAACAATCTGCACCGGTGCTTACCCCCGCACACATGGTGTGGAGGATTACTACTACTATAATGAGGGAGAATCCCTGCATTTCTCCAAGTGCGTTCAGGCTTTCGGCTCTGAGATGCTCACTGCTGAAACCATCTGGGACGCATGGGACAAGGCCGGAAAGAAATCTCTGGTTGTAAACTACCCCACATCCTGGCCTTCCAAGCTCAAGAACGGCATCATGGTTCAGGGCGAAGGCCTTTCCCCCGCTGAGCACCGCTGGCAGATCGAAGGCTACGAACACAAGGAATGGCTGTGTGCCGAATCCTGCGTATCCACCGATTTTTATCCTGTCGGCGTACAGGCCCGTTTTGAGGAAGCAGACGGCTGGAAGAATATCCCCGAAGAAATCGAAGATCAGGAACCTCTGGAAATGGCCATCCCCATGCATTTCGGCCATGCCATGGATCCTCTTGAACCCCAGACCTGGTACGGCCTGACCTGGGAATCCGATGACGACGGTTACGACGTCTTTGCACTTTGCCCGGAAAAAGACTTTTCCAAAGCTTTCTTCACCATCAAGCCCCGTGAGTGGAGCGGTGTTGTAGCACACAGTTTCATCATCAAGTCCGACGGCCGTACCGAGCCCGGCTACTTCCGCTGCAAGCTGATGGAGCTTTCCGACGATGCTGAAGATTTCAAACTCTACATCTCCGGCATCAACGGAACTCAGGGCTACTGCGCACCTGCTGACGCTCTGAAAAACGTTGATTTCACCAAGAACATCATTGCCAACGACATGGGCTTTGTCGGTTTTGCCAACGGCATCATCGATGATGAAACCATCATTGAACTGGCTCAGTTCCACTCCGAATGGATCACCGAAGTTATCACCACCCTGATGAAGGACAATCCCGATTGGGATCTGCTCTACATGCACACTCACCTCATCGACTGGTTCTATCACGGCTTCCTCGACAAAATGGACAGCGCGGATGAGGAGATCAGAGAACACGCCTTCAACCTTGAACGCGCCATTTATCAGATCGAAGACAGATTCCTCGGTAAGATGATGGAGTGCCTGCCGGAAGACGCCCTGACCTGTCTCATTTCCGACCACGGTGCCACCCCCATCGGACCGATCCTCAACACTGCCGAGGCTCTCAAGCAGGCCGGACTCACCGCATATGAGGCCCGCAACGCCGATGCAGCCGGTTCCGTTTGGGAAGAATCCGAAGGTTTCAACTACGACCTCATTCCCGAGAAATCCAAGGCTGTGCCCCAGCGCTACATGTTCGTATACGTAAACCTCAAGTCCAAGTACCCCGGCGGTATTGTCGAGGACGAAGATTATGAAAAGGTACGTAACGAAATCATCGATGCTCTTTATGACTACAAGCATCCCGAAACCGGCGAACGTCCGGTAATGTGCGCCATTCCCAAGGAAGACGCCAAGGTCTTCGGTATGGGCGGCGAGCAGTCCGGTGACGTTGTGTACGTTCTCAAACCCGAATACATGGCTGAGCACGGCTACGGTTTCCCCACCGGCGAATCCGGATGCGGTTCCCTCAAGAACGTCATGATCTGGCGTGGCCCCGGAGTTAAAAAAGGTTACGTATACGACCGTCCCCGCTGGCTGGCCGACGTTGTTCCCACCTTCTGCCACGCAACCGGCAACCCGGTTCCCGCAGATACCGAAGGTGCTGTCTGCTACCAGATTTTCGAGGACCACAAATCTTAATTTTCAACACCCCATTGGTTAACACCCAATACTCGTGACCGGTGCGGCCTTTCCTATGGGCCGCACCGGCGGCAGGGTCCGTAGCTGTTGCTTCCCCGGCATAGGAGGTAGCAGCGTTTCCTGACTCTCATAAGGACAGGACCGGACCCGGCAACGATTTAATTCAGGAGAAAACAACATGGCTGATAAAAAAGTAATTTTTATTTCCTGCGGTTCCGCAGCTGTTGATTCCGACGGCGAAGCGCTTGCGAAATTCATGAAAAAGACTGCCTCTGTAGCAGAATTCAACAATAGCGATGTGCTCGCTGCAGTTGCAAAGATCGAAGGCGCAACCACCGTTGCTCCCGAAGGCATTGCAAAGCTGTTTGAAGAGGACGGCTCCCTTGCCGTTGTTGAACTCGGTGACGTTGACGGCGCTGCTCTTGATGCTGCTCTTGCTCAGGTTACTGAAGCAGCTGATCGCCGTACCCTGATCGTTCTTGCATCCAACGACGGTCTCTATTTTGCCGGACTGGGCATCAACAAGAAAGCCGGTAAAGCAGAACGTTCCGTTGCTGCACAGGACGTTGTGGCAACCCTCTGCTACGTTGCCGACCAGTCTGTTCCGGCGGACTGCACAGGTGCCGTTCTTTATCAGGTCCTCAAGGATCCCGATATGAAAATCAAGGAACTGACCAAGCTCAAAGAAGCTCTGGCCCGCATGGAAAATGCTTTGCAGCGTGATAACCGTGAACCCTGGGACAAGCACGACTGCGCTTAGTCGTTTGTCCTTATACAAGACTTAAACCTCCAAGTCTTATACCTTTTCAGGTTCTGGTGCGCCTGTTCCTGAATATCGGTAACGGTTCGCTTTCAAAGTCCGGACCCCGTTCATGCAATGCTTGGGCGGGACCGGATTTTCCGTATATTCAGTACCTTCCGGGGTATGTTTACAGCCAGTGCACAGCAACGGTTTGAAGGAGACAGGCCATGAATAAACTAAGAGATGAACAGAACAGCTTAAAGCTTTTTATCACAAAGATTTTCGGTAACGGTGAGCTGCTTGATGTTACAGGGATACACGAGCTTGTCGCGGCCGGTTATCCGGGCGGGAATGAATATTCCATGACCTGTATAGCGGAACAATTGCGAGATCTGCAGGAAGAAGGATTGCTTTCCGGTGACGGTTTCTACATCAATGATGAAGGCGAGCCGGTTTCGCTGTATCGCATTTCCGAGTTCGGGCTGGGGCGTCTTCATGAATGCCGTTAACGGCAACTATCCGGAA
This window harbors:
- a CDS encoding alkaline phosphatase family protein, whose product is MADKAKRVALLGFDCAIPKRLKALMDEGALPNFKKFASEGSYMTEGFNMPTVTPPSWATICTGAYPRTHGVEDYYYYNEGESLHFSKCVQAFGSEMLTAETIWDAWDKAGKKSLVVNYPTSWPSKLKNGIMVQGEGLSPAEHRWQIEGYEHKEWLCAESCVSTDFYPVGVQARFEEADGWKNIPEEIEDQEPLEMAIPMHFGHAMDPLEPQTWYGLTWESDDDGYDVFALCPEKDFSKAFFTIKPREWSGVVAHSFIIKSDGRTEPGYFRCKLMELSDDAEDFKLYISGINGTQGYCAPADALKNVDFTKNIIANDMGFVGFANGIIDDETIIELAQFHSEWITEVITTLMKDNPDWDLLYMHTHLIDWFYHGFLDKMDSADEEIREHAFNLERAIYQIEDRFLGKMMECLPEDALTCLISDHGATPIGPILNTAEALKQAGLTAYEARNADAAGSVWEESEGFNYDLIPEKSKAVPQRYMFVYVNLKSKYPGGIVEDEDYEKVRNEIIDALYDYKHPETGERPVMCAIPKEDAKVFGMGGEQSGDVVYVLKPEYMAEHGYGFPTGESGCGSLKNVMIWRGPGVKKGYVYDRPRWLADVVPTFCHATGNPVPADTEGAVCYQIFEDHKS